One window of the Candidatus Kaelpia imicola genome contains the following:
- the dnaB gene encoding replicative DNA helicase: MSPREKSDLPEQLPPQNIEAEIAVLGSMLLSQDAISQSVELLDKLFFYKDSHQKIFQTIVELYDTSLAVDLLTLSEELKNRDMLDNIGGPAYLATISNSVPSAANIQHYARIVKEKYVLRSLINSSTKIIKKCYDPVDNVDRLLDESERAIFEIVSHKMEGKISSIKDLIKSSITTIDNLYQRQSSITGVPTGYNDFDSLTAGLQNSDLIVVAGRPSMGKSAFICCVAEHAILEEKIPVAIFSLEMSKEQLVHRILCSHARVNAHQVRRGFLRPEDWPKLTSAAGKLAEAPLFIDDTAGSSVLELRAKARRLKARHDIKLIIVDYMQLMRSSYRSESRQQEISEISRSLKDLAKELGVPLIAVSQLSRAAEMRQDKRPQLSDLRESGAIEQDADLVVLLFREEYYSPSGEENKGVADLIIAKQRNGPVDTVKLAFIKEYTRFENLYKMEVNLS; the protein is encoded by the coding sequence ATGAGTCCTCGAGAAAAATCAGATTTGCCCGAGCAGCTGCCGCCTCAGAACATTGAAGCCGAGATAGCTGTTTTAGGTTCAATGTTGTTATCTCAAGACGCTATATCCCAGTCTGTTGAGTTATTGGATAAACTTTTTTTTTATAAAGATTCTCATCAGAAGATATTTCAAACTATAGTTGAGCTATATGATACTTCGTTAGCCGTAGATCTCTTGACCCTTTCCGAAGAGCTTAAAAACAGGGATATGTTGGATAATATTGGAGGTCCGGCATATCTGGCTACAATCTCTAATTCTGTTCCCTCGGCTGCCAATATACAGCATTATGCAAGAATAGTCAAAGAGAAGTATGTTTTACGTTCCTTAATTAATAGCTCAACCAAAATAATAAAGAAATGTTATGACCCGGTTGATAATGTAGATAGACTGCTAGATGAGTCAGAGCGTGCTATTTTTGAAATAGTTTCTCATAAGATGGAAGGTAAGATCTCTTCTATAAAAGATCTTATAAAATCCAGCATCACCACGATAGATAATCTTTATCAGCGTCAGAGTAGTATAACAGGGGTGCCGACAGGTTATAATGATTTCGATTCTTTAACAGCTGGTCTTCAAAATTCAGACCTGATTGTTGTAGCCGGAAGACCTTCTATGGGTAAGTCTGCATTTATATGTTGCGTTGCAGAGCATGCAATACTTGAAGAGAAAATTCCTGTTGCAATATTCAGTTTAGAGATGTCGAAAGAACAGCTAGTGCATAGAATACTCTGTTCTCATGCCCGTGTTAACGCACATCAGGTTAGACGCGGGTTCTTAAGACCTGAAGATTGGCCTAAGCTTACATCTGCTGCAGGTAAGCTTGCAGAAGCACCTCTATTTATAGATGATACTGCAGGCTCCAGTGTTTTAGAGTTAAGGGCAAAAGCAAGAAGATTAAAGGCTCGCCATGATATAAAGCTCATAATAGTAGACTACATGCAGCTTATGCGCAGCAGCTATCGTTCTGAGAGCAGGCAGCAGGAGATATCTGAAATATCACGCAGTCTTAAAGATTTAGCAAAAGAATTAGGAGTTCCTCTTATTGCTGTGAGTCAGCTTTCGCGTGCGGCTGAGATGAGACAGGATAAGAGACCGCAACTTTCTGATTTAAGGGAGTCCGGAGCAATAGAACAGGATGCTGATTTAGTTGTTTTACTTTTCAGGGAAGAATATTATTCTCCTTCTGGAGAAGAGAATAAAGGTGTTGCGGATCTCATTATTGCCAAGCAGAGAAACGGTCCTGTAGATACTGTCAAGCTTGCGTTTATTAAAGAATATACCAGGTTTGAGAACCTTTATAAAATGGAGGTTAATTTAAGTTGA
- a CDS encoding 50S ribosomal protein L25, with amino-acid sequence MEKLRIEVKKRDGIGKKYVKGIRKNGLIPAILYKKGLAMPLELKETDLIHLFHEAHSENLVAELCILSGKDKEVKTAILKDVEHDVIKGSIIHVDFQEISLDEVIKIKVPVEVKGEPVGVKEDGGILDHLLWEVEIECKAAKVPSKIEVRVDDLNIGDAIHLADLEFPQGVKAIGDSEQVVAHVVAPREIIIEEEVESDIAAEPEVIGEKKEESEEAGKEDFKKEERTE; translated from the coding sequence ATGGAAAAATTAAGAATTGAAGTAAAAAAAAGAGATGGAATAGGTAAAAAGTATGTTAAAGGTATCAGAAAGAATGGCCTTATACCAGCAATATTGTACAAGAAGGGGTTAGCTATGCCTCTAGAGCTGAAAGAGACTGATTTAATACACCTTTTTCATGAGGCGCACTCTGAGAATTTAGTAGCCGAGCTCTGTATTCTATCTGGTAAAGATAAAGAGGTTAAGACTGCTATACTCAAAGATGTAGAGCATGACGTTATAAAAGGAAGTATTATACATGTTGATTTTCAGGAGATATCCCTTGATGAGGTTATTAAGATTAAAGTGCCTGTTGAGGTCAAAGGTGAACCTGTAGGAGTTAAGGAGGATGGCGGAATCTTAGATCACCTTCTCTGGGAGGTAGAGATAGAGTGTAAAGCGGCCAAAGTTCCTTCTAAGATAGAGGTCAGGGTCGATGACTTAAATATAGGCGATGCAATCCATCTTGCTGATTTAGAATTTCCTCAAGGAGTTAAGGCGATAGGAGATTCAGAACAGGTTGTAGCACATGTTGTTGCACCTAGAGAGATAATTATTGAAGAAGAGGTTGAGAGCGATATTGCAGCAGAGCCTGAAGTAATAGGCGAGAAGAAAGAAGAGTCGGAAGAGGCAGGGAAAGAAGATTTTAAAAAAGAAGAGAGAACAGAATAA
- a CDS encoding NTP transferase domain-containing protein — translation MKSICGLILAAGKGTRLKSSLPKYRHKIAGWSLLRHSIENLRGAGIDDIYVLAGFGESEFIDKNFSVSTIEQKRRTGTADALLIALKNIPKKYKTIVLLYVDVVLLKAKTIKSLLSKHNRDNSDITLLTMELDVPKGYGRVLSNESGNMVAVKEEDLLNKSEKKIKEVNVGVYIFKRKNSLERDLCSIKPKGDKKEKYLTEIFPIYNKRGLKVLALKLKDINEGLGINSRRELVEANKILYRRNADEHILKGVSILSPENTFIERDVAIGRDTVIYPFAYIGFGVRIGENCIIGPSCRIKGGSRIGNNVKVENFAEISHSEIDNNSKIKHFSYIGDASVGKSVNIGAGTVIANYDGRRKNKTVIKDNAFIGSNTTLVAPVEIGKGVITGAGSVVTKNSKIADNSVIVGVPAKILRRRRDG, via the coding sequence ATGAAAAGTATTTGCGGGCTAATATTGGCTGCAGGTAAAGGGACCAGACTTAAATCATCCCTGCCTAAATATCGTCATAAGATAGCAGGATGGTCTCTACTCAGGCATTCCATAGAGAATTTAAGAGGGGCAGGAATAGATGATATCTATGTTTTGGCTGGATTCGGAGAGAGTGAGTTCATAGATAAAAATTTTTCCGTTAGTACTATAGAACAGAAAAGAAGGACGGGGACGGCAGATGCATTACTTATAGCTCTGAAGAATATTCCTAAAAAATATAAGACTATAGTTCTTCTCTATGTAGATGTTGTATTATTGAAAGCTAAGACAATCAAGAGTCTTCTATCTAAGCATAATAGAGATAACTCCGATATAACGCTCCTCACTATGGAGCTGGATGTGCCCAAAGGCTATGGAAGGGTACTTAGTAATGAGAGCGGTAATATGGTTGCTGTAAAAGAAGAGGATCTGCTCAATAAATCTGAGAAGAAGATAAAAGAAGTCAATGTAGGGGTCTATATCTTTAAAAGAAAAAATAGTTTAGAGAGAGATCTCTGTAGTATTAAGCCTAAAGGAGATAAAAAAGAGAAGTATCTGACTGAGATTTTTCCTATATATAACAAGAGAGGTCTGAAGGTTCTGGCTTTAAAGCTAAAAGATATAAACGAAGGGCTGGGTATCAACAGCAGGAGAGAGCTGGTAGAGGCTAACAAAATTCTTTACAGAAGAAACGCTGATGAGCATATATTGAAAGGGGTGAGTATATTGTCCCCAGAGAATACCTTTATAGAGAGAGATGTGGCCATAGGGCGTGATACGGTTATATATCCTTTTGCTTACATAGGTTTTGGGGTTCGGATAGGAGAGAACTGTATTATAGGACCATCTTGCAGAATAAAGGGAGGCAGCAGGATAGGGAATAATGTTAAGGTAGAAAATTTTGCTGAAATATCACATTCCGAGATAGACAATAATTCTAAGATAAAACATTTTTCTTACATAGGAGATGCTTCTGTCGGCAAGAGTGTCAATATAGGGGCCGGAACTGTAATTGCGAATTACGACGGCAGAAGAAAGAATAAGACAGTCATAAAAGATAATGCTTTTATAGGCAGCAATACGACATTAGTAGCTCCTGTTGAAATAGGCAAGGGTGTCATAACGGGGGCGGGTTCGGTTGTAACGAAGAATAGTAAGATAGCCGATAATAGTGTAATTGTGGGGGTTCCTGCTAAAATTTTAAGGAGGAGAAGAGATGGATAG
- the rplI gene encoding 50S ribosomal protein L9 yields the protein MKVILLKDYEGLGLESDLVNVKDGYARNLLIPQGIARQATAGVFKELELKFAAAEKKKGRETKRLEELKDKLSDVSLTIGVKAGEEERIYGAVTNIDIARALKDEGFDIDRHTIDLYEPIKELGVYQISINLHSDIIAKVKVWVVKE from the coding sequence ATGAAAGTGATTCTATTGAAAGATTATGAAGGTTTAGGTTTAGAGTCTGATTTGGTCAACGTTAAAGATGGTTATGCCCGTAATTTACTAATTCCTCAGGGTATTGCCCGTCAAGCAACTGCTGGAGTTTTTAAGGAGCTGGAACTTAAGTTTGCTGCTGCAGAGAAGAAGAAAGGCAGAGAGACGAAGAGACTGGAAGAGTTAAAAGATAAGTTGTCTGACGTATCGCTTACAATAGGAGTTAAGGCCGGCGAAGAAGAGAGAATATATGGAGCTGTTACAAATATCGATATTGCCAGAGCATTAAAAGATGAGGGGTTTGATATAGATAGACATACGATAGATTTATATGAACCAATAAAGGAATTAGGGGTTTATCAAATATCTATCAATCTACATTCTGATATTATAGCAAAGGTCAAAGTTTGGGTTGTTAAAGAATAA
- the bamA gene encoding outer membrane protein assembly factor BamA, with product MKVTKLSLSFFSFLFLISVSWAQDMPNILDLQVVGNKNISESAIIAKIKVRPNQLFSQQMIDEDIKRLYATGFFTDVVVDAKEETDGIIIIFYVKEAPYVDGVIFKGNRIFRDDKLERLVKTTGGQFFDKWQLKTDMEEIKLKYQEKGFANVAVDYDLEIDQNSDKTTVVINIDEGGRVRIRKIELVGVEAFKKKRILKLLRTRTKTWFRSGAYKEEVFKEDLSRIEDFYKRDGYLDVEVSGDSSFDKKGKMILTIKVDEGKQYKVGEVSLEGNNVFPLNEVESILKLDRDSVFSYDSLKLDTQKLQDFYFNKGYIKAQIETVPVINSETGFVDIKYSVVENEIHYLDRIDIKGNVKTKDVVIRRELRMYPGEKFDGSKIKRSRQRLENLGYFEEIDFDIFPTDEENKEDLLVRVKESKTGEFSFGAGYSSVDEFIGFVELSQRNFDISNPPTFTGGGQRITLRTEMGTTRNDYELSFTEPWIFGYPYLFGFDIYQHSRERESDIGYDWDEERQGISLRLGKEISEHNSLYLRTRFDKVDISNVAADVSNALKNEAGEKNIYAIKLTFARDKRDNIFDPTKGYYFSSSLENAGGFMSGDVDFLRQTNQFSCYYSIREKWVLNFRLNSGIIDTQGDTSSVPLYERLFAGGAYSIRGYDERSVGPKDTVKTSDPIGGEALLIGNIELTVPIYENIKGAFFYDVGNVWEKKSDFASDGYKSSVGCGLRLNTPIGPIKLDYGYPLDSDENDSDSGKVHFSMGHKF from the coding sequence TTGAAAGTAACAAAACTTAGTCTATCTTTTTTCTCGTTTTTGTTTTTAATTTCTGTATCCTGGGCTCAAGATATGCCCAATATCTTAGATCTCCAGGTTGTTGGAAACAAGAATATTAGCGAATCTGCTATAATAGCTAAAATTAAAGTTAGGCCTAACCAGCTCTTCTCTCAGCAGATGATAGATGAAGATATAAAACGGCTCTATGCTACAGGGTTTTTTACTGATGTTGTTGTTGATGCGAAAGAAGAGACTGATGGCATCATTATCATATTCTATGTGAAAGAAGCACCGTATGTTGATGGAGTTATCTTTAAGGGAAATCGTATCTTTAGAGATGATAAACTGGAGAGATTGGTTAAGACTACTGGGGGGCAGTTTTTTGACAAATGGCAGCTGAAGACAGATATGGAGGAGATCAAGTTAAAGTATCAAGAGAAAGGCTTTGCAAACGTAGCTGTAGATTATGATTTAGAGATTGATCAGAATAGTGATAAGACTACGGTGGTAATTAATATTGATGAAGGGGGAAGAGTAAGGATAAGAAAGATTGAGTTGGTTGGAGTAGAGGCTTTCAAAAAGAAGAGAATTCTTAAACTTTTGAGGACAAGAACAAAGACTTGGTTTAGATCCGGCGCTTACAAAGAAGAGGTTTTCAAGGAAGATCTGTCCAGGATAGAGGATTTTTATAAAAGAGACGGGTATCTTGATGTAGAGGTGAGCGGCGATTCGAGCTTCGATAAAAAAGGAAAGATGATTTTAACAATAAAGGTTGATGAGGGAAAACAGTATAAAGTTGGAGAAGTGTCTCTGGAGGGTAATAATGTTTTTCCTTTAAATGAAGTTGAAAGTATTCTAAAGCTCGATAGGGATAGTGTGTTTAGTTATGACTCTTTGAAGCTTGATACTCAGAAGCTGCAGGATTTTTATTTTAACAAAGGTTATATCAAGGCTCAGATTGAAACGGTACCGGTGATTAATTCAGAGACTGGGTTTGTGGATATAAAATACTCTGTAGTAGAAAACGAAATACATTATTTAGACAGGATAGATATAAAGGGTAATGTTAAGACTAAAGATGTTGTAATACGGAGAGAGTTAAGGATGTATCCAGGTGAGAAATTTGATGGCAGCAAGATAAAGAGATCTAGGCAGAGACTTGAAAATCTGGGTTATTTTGAAGAGATAGATTTCGACATTTTTCCGACTGATGAGGAGAACAAGGAAGATTTATTGGTACGTGTAAAAGAGTCTAAAACAGGAGAGTTTAGTTTTGGCGCCGGATATAGTTCTGTTGATGAGTTTATAGGTTTTGTCGAATTGAGTCAGAGGAATTTTGACATATCCAATCCTCCAACGTTTACTGGAGGAGGTCAGAGAATTACGCTACGCACTGAGATGGGTACAACCAGGAATGATTATGAGTTGAGCTTTACAGAACCCTGGATATTCGGTTATCCTTATCTTTTTGGTTTTGATATCTACCAGCATTCGAGAGAACGGGAGAGTGATATCGGTTATGATTGGGATGAGGAGCGACAGGGTATATCTTTAAGGCTAGGCAAGGAGATATCGGAGCATAATAGCCTCTACCTGAGAACGCGATTTGATAAGGTGGATATATCTAATGTTGCTGCAGATGTTTCAAATGCTCTTAAGAATGAGGCCGGAGAGAAGAATATCTATGCTATTAAACTTACCTTCGCTAGAGACAAAAGGGATAATATTTTCGATCCCACAAAAGGATATTATTTTAGCAGTAGCCTTGAAAATGCAGGTGGTTTTATGAGTGGAGATGTAGATTTTTTACGTCAGACGAATCAATTTAGCTGTTACTATTCAATACGTGAAAAATGGGTTTTAAATTTTAGGCTCAATTCTGGTATAATAGATACTCAGGGCGATACATCTTCCGTGCCTCTCTATGAGAGATTATTTGCAGGAGGGGCTTATAGTATTAGAGGATATGATGAGAGAAGCGTAGGGCCTAAGGATACGGTTAAGACGAGTGATCCTATTGGAGGCGAAGCGCTCTTAATAGGAAATATCGAATTGACAGTTCCTATTTATGAAAATATAAAAGGTGCTTTCTTTTACGACGTTGGTAATGTTTGGGAGAAGAAGAGTGATTTTGCTTCAGATGGGTATAAATCTTCAGTTGGTTGTGGTCTAAGATTGAATACTCCCATTGGACCTATAAAGTTGGATTATGGTTATCCTTTGGATTCGGATGAGAATGATTCTGATAGTGGAAAAGTCCATTTTAGTATGGGACACAAATTTTAA
- the rpsF gene encoding 30S ribosomal protein S6 yields MKKYEIMLILNPDMSDTDIDSQMSKIKDSVVKLKGKVVQFDIWQRRQLAYPIEKFQEGVYLLGEFEMPEEIVKGISGEWQLDSNILRFLIFKKEKEG; encoded by the coding sequence ATGAAAAAATATGAGATAATGCTTATTTTAAATCCGGATATGAGTGATACGGATATAGATTCTCAGATGAGCAAGATTAAAGATTCTGTAGTCAAATTAAAAGGTAAAGTTGTTCAGTTTGATATCTGGCAGAGGAGACAGCTTGCATATCCTATAGAAAAGTTTCAAGAAGGAGTCTATCTGCTGGGAGAGTTTGAGATGCCTGAGGAGATAGTGAAAGGTATATCCGGAGAGTGGCAGTTAGACTCAAATATATTAAGGTTTCTGATTTTTAAGAAAGAGAAGGAGGGATAA
- a CDS encoding ribose-phosphate pyrophosphokinase, whose protein sequence is MDRLTVFSGNANPELAKNISSYLGVELGDSIVSRFNDGEIRIKIKHNVRGNDIFVIQPICSPSNDNLMELLIIIDALKRASAGRITAVIPYFGYARQDRKDQPRVPITAKLVANLITVSGADRVLTMDLHAGQIQGFFDIPLDHLLSVKIFVEYIKKKIDCSNLVVVSPDVGGIKMARAYAKKLGLPLAIVDKRRISAEETEAMNILGEIEGKDVCIVDDIVATAGSLIEAIEALKSKGAKHVYAAISHPVLSGPAIDRLQNSSISKLFVTDTVPLNEDKLIDKIEVLSVASLLGEAIKRIHEEASISVLFD, encoded by the coding sequence ATGGATAGATTAACAGTCTTTAGCGGTAATGCTAATCCTGAGCTGGCAAAGAATATATCCAGTTATCTGGGTGTTGAATTAGGAGATTCTATAGTCTCTAGGTTTAACGATGGTGAGATCAGAATTAAGATTAAACATAATGTTAGGGGTAACGATATATTTGTAATTCAGCCGATATGCTCTCCGTCAAATGACAATTTAATGGAACTACTTATTATTATTGATGCTTTAAAGAGGGCATCGGCAGGTAGAATTACTGCGGTAATACCTTATTTCGGTTATGCCAGGCAGGATAGAAAAGATCAACCCCGCGTGCCTATAACGGCAAAGCTTGTTGCCAACCTCATAACTGTGTCCGGTGCCGATAGAGTTCTTACGATGGATTTACATGCCGGGCAGATCCAAGGTTTTTTTGATATCCCCCTAGACCATCTTCTATCTGTTAAAATCTTTGTTGAGTATATAAAAAAGAAGATAGACTGTTCTAATCTAGTTGTTGTATCTCCTGATGTCGGAGGCATTAAGATGGCCAGAGCCTATGCTAAGAAGCTTGGCCTACCTCTTGCTATAGTAGATAAGCGCAGGATAAGCGCTGAAGAGACAGAGGCGATGAATATTCTTGGTGAAATAGAAGGTAAGGATGTCTGTATAGTCGATGATATAGTTGCAACAGCTGGCTCTCTTATCGAGGCTATAGAAGCTCTTAAAAGTAAGGGGGCAAAGCATGTCTATGCTGCAATAAGTCATCCAGTGCTTTCTGGTCCTGCTATAGATAGACTTCAAAATTCTTCAATAAGTAAACTCTTTGTGACAGATACCGTTCCTTTAAACGAAGATAAGCTTATTGATAAAATAGAGGTTCTCTCGGTTGCATCTCTTTTAGGGGAAGCAATCAAGAGAATACATGAAGAGGCTTCAATAAGCGTGCTGTTTGATTAA
- the rpsR gene encoding 30S ribosomal protein S18, which translates to MRNTKSKTSKKFPFKNLKRKKYCRFCAKNIKDIDYKDVELLQNFLTDRSKMRTRNSSGNCAKHQRKISNAIKNARMVALLPFVTE; encoded by the coding sequence TTGAGAAATACAAAGAGTAAAACAAGTAAAAAGTTCCCATTTAAGAATTTAAAAAGGAAGAAGTATTGTAGATTCTGTGCAAAGAATATTAAAGATATAGATTATAAAGATGTTGAACTCCTGCAAAATTTTCTTACCGATAGAAGCAAGATGAGAACCAGAAACTCTAGCGGTAATTGCGCAAAACATCAGAGGAAAATATCAAACGCTATTAAAAATGCCAGAATGGTGGCTTTATTGCCTTTTGTTACTGAATAA
- the ssb gene encoding single-stranded DNA-binding protein, which produces MPSLNRVFLIGNLTRDPEIRYTPSGTSVVSFGLAVNRVFKAQTGEKKEETCFVRVVTFGKQAESCNQYLAKGRLVFIEGRLQYRNWEYEGKKYNALDVIADRVQFLTRAKEDGTASSDFEEGVIPEDISSEEAGSASEGEVPF; this is translated from the coding sequence ATGCCCAGTTTAAATAGAGTATTTTTAATCGGCAATTTAACTCGCGATCCAGAGATTCGCTATACACCTTCAGGTACCTCTGTTGTTAGTTTTGGCTTAGCGGTGAACAGGGTTTTTAAGGCTCAAACAGGTGAGAAGAAAGAGGAGACTTGTTTTGTTAGAGTAGTGACTTTCGGAAAACAGGCTGAATCTTGCAATCAATATCTTGCTAAAGGTAGGCTCGTATTCATAGAAGGTAGATTGCAGTATAGAAATTGGGAGTATGAAGGTAAAAAATATAACGCTTTAGATGTTATAGCTGATAGGGTTCAGTTTTTGACCAGAGCTAAAGAGGATGGAACTGCTTCCTCTGATTTTGAAGAAGGTGTTATTCCTGAAGATATTTCTTCAGAAGAAGCCGGTTCTGCCAGTGAAGGCGAGGTGCCGTTTTGA
- the pth gene encoding aminoacyl-tRNA hydrolase: MLLISGLGNPGLEYKDTLHNLGFMVLDELAARHGLKFRKSKCGAKLTIMAQPHCGEEESRLKSKSSILKSILRFRRVESQTRIVLAKPHTYMNLSGKSIACLKDRYGIKSSNIVVVSDDLNLERGQIKIRTKGSSGGHKGLQSVINEIGTENFPRFRIGIGESFKRERSEDYLLSRIAEEEKLEYADIVCNAAGAIEFYLKEGIEKTMSIYNFRNTI, from the coding sequence ATGCTTTTAATCTCTGGGCTTGGCAATCCTGGGTTGGAGTATAAAGATACTCTGCATAATCTTGGTTTTATGGTTCTGGATGAGTTGGCAGCCAGGCATGGTTTAAAATTCAGAAAGAGCAAGTGCGGAGCCAAGCTAACCATTATGGCCCAACCTCATTGCGGAGAAGAGGAGAGTCGGTTGAAGTCCAAATCCAGCATCTTAAAGAGTATTTTGAGATTTAGAAGAGTAGAATCTCAGACAAGAATAGTTTTGGCTAAGCCTCATACGTATATGAATCTAAGCGGCAAATCAATAGCATGCCTTAAAGATAGATATGGCATTAAAAGTAGCAATATAGTTGTTGTATCTGACGATTTGAATTTAGAGCGAGGTCAGATAAAGATCAGAACAAAAGGTAGTTCTGGAGGGCATAAGGGGCTGCAGTCTGTAATTAATGAGATTGGAACCGAGAATTTCCCCCGTTTTAGGATAGGCATTGGAGAGTCCTTTAAAAGAGAGAGATCAGAAGATTATCTCTTAAGCCGAATAGCTGAAGAAGAGAAGCTGGAGTATGCTGATATAGTGTGCAATGCTGCCGGTGCCATTGAGTTTTATCTTAAAGAGGGTATAGAGAAAACAATGTCAATCTATAATTTTAGAAACACAATTTGA
- a CDS encoding OmpH family outer membrane protein gives MKRIFFTLLISAILISGFVEAADKFACVDLEQVFNEYQKTKDEEAKLTKIGEEKQKDIDSKLKEIDRLKEKLDLLSDKEKEKIKVELNQKMEELRQFDRQARTDLMRQRNEIIEGILQEINKVIEDYGKSRKYTIMFNSRALLYKNKDLDITQEVIKYLNKKYK, from the coding sequence ATGAAAAGAATATTTTTTACACTGTTAATATCAGCTATTCTTATCTCTGGTTTTGTTGAAGCTGCTGATAAATTTGCCTGCGTAGATTTGGAACAGGTTTTTAATGAGTATCAAAAAACAAAAGATGAAGAAGCAAAGCTTACAAAGATAGGCGAAGAGAAACAGAAAGATATAGACTCTAAGTTAAAAGAGATAGATAGATTAAAAGAGAAGCTGGATCTACTGTCGGATAAAGAGAAAGAAAAGATAAAGGTTGAATTAAATCAGAAAATGGAAGAACTGAGACAGTTTGACCGTCAGGCAAGAACAGACTTAATGCGTCAAAGAAACGAGATAATAGAGGGGATACTTCAAGAGATAAATAAGGTTATTGAAGATTACGGCAAGTCAAGAAAATATACTATAATGTTTAACTCTAGAGCTCTTCTTTACAAAAATAAAGATTTAGATATTACCCAAGAAGTGATAAAATATTTAAACAAAAAATATAAGTAA